One window of the Ideonella sp. WA131b genome contains the following:
- a CDS encoding hemerythrin domain-containing protein: MALTLPGHSAPAVGFEVPLEMLAACHGRVQHQCETLLRLVTHLQTHGADRPAQEAASAVMRYFDTAARHHHEDEEQDLFPALLESMAGSDAVCVRELTASLSRDHRLLEQRWASMRQRLLQVAKGAASTLADADVPGFVQLYEQHIAREEDELLPMATRLLSDVELDRIGLAMRSRRGVVIVTTAATVPQA, from the coding sequence ATGGCCCTGACCCTGCCCGGCCACAGCGCCCCTGCCGTCGGCTTCGAAGTCCCGTTGGAAATGCTGGCGGCCTGCCATGGGCGGGTGCAGCATCAATGCGAAACCCTGCTGCGCCTGGTCACCCACCTGCAGACCCATGGCGCGGACCGCCCTGCGCAAGAGGCCGCGAGCGCCGTCATGCGCTACTTCGATACTGCCGCGCGCCACCACCACGAGGACGAGGAGCAGGATCTGTTTCCCGCCCTGCTGGAGTCCATGGCCGGCTCCGATGCGGTGTGCGTGCGCGAGCTGACCGCGTCGCTGTCCCGTGATCACCGTCTGCTGGAGCAGCGCTGGGCTTCCATGCGCCAGCGGCTGTTGCAAGTCGCCAAGGGCGCCGCTTCAACGCTGGCCGACGCCGATGTACCGGGCTTCGTGCAGCTGTACGAGCAGCACATCGCTCGCGAGGAAGACGAACTGCTGCCCATGGCGACCCGCTTGCTGAGCGATGTCGAACTCGATCGCATCGGCCTGGCCATGCGCAGCCGGCGCGGCGTCGTCATCGTGACGACCGCAGCGACCGTGCCTCAGGCTTGA
- a CDS encoding efflux RND transporter periplasmic adaptor subunit, with protein sequence MKLSSIGLRRLVLVLLGLGLAAAMAFVVMRSGPLAPTRVTIIKAAEGRLTPALFGIGTVEARRSYLIGPTVAGRVRSVTVDVGDRVKAGQLLAEMDPVDLDERTAALDASVARAGSAMAAADAQRRDALARKELAAVNARRYVELGAQNFISTGAVEARLQEQASADAIVSAADANLTAARQDQQRLAAERAGLRQQRANVRLLAPADGVVTSRDAEPGSTVVAGQAVLRVFDPASLWIKVRLDQGRSSGLAAGLPAQVVLRSNPGQSFAGKVARVEAVSDSVTEERVALVSLDQAPASLSMGELAEVTLSLPTTAQAVLLPNAAVKRVQAQTGVWTIESGALKFAPVRLGQTSLDGQVQVLEGIKPGASVVVRSEKDLGAKTRITVVDSLSGQQP encoded by the coding sequence ATGAAGCTGTCGTCGATTGGATTGCGCCGGCTGGTGTTGGTCCTGCTCGGCCTGGGCCTAGCGGCGGCTATGGCATTCGTCGTGATGCGCTCCGGGCCGCTGGCGCCCACTCGCGTCACTATCATCAAAGCCGCCGAAGGCCGGCTCACGCCGGCACTGTTCGGGATCGGCACCGTCGAGGCCCGCCGCAGCTACCTGATTGGGCCCACAGTCGCGGGTCGTGTTCGTTCGGTGACCGTCGACGTGGGCGACCGGGTTAAGGCTGGCCAGTTACTCGCCGAGATGGACCCCGTGGACCTGGACGAGCGCACGGCTGCCCTCGACGCTTCGGTGGCCCGCGCCGGTAGTGCCATGGCCGCGGCGGACGCGCAGCGCCGTGACGCGCTGGCCCGCAAGGAACTCGCGGCGGTCAATGCGCGCCGCTACGTCGAACTGGGTGCTCAAAACTTCATCAGCACCGGCGCTGTCGAAGCGCGCCTGCAAGAGCAGGCATCGGCCGATGCCATCGTCAGTGCGGCCGATGCCAATCTCACTGCAGCCCGGCAGGACCAGCAACGGCTGGCGGCCGAACGCGCCGGGCTTCGCCAGCAACGCGCGAACGTGCGCCTGCTGGCGCCGGCCGACGGCGTGGTGACCAGCCGTGACGCCGAACCGGGATCGACGGTGGTGGCTGGCCAGGCGGTGCTGCGCGTCTTCGATCCCGCGTCCCTTTGGATCAAGGTGCGCCTGGACCAGGGCCGCTCGTCAGGGCTCGCCGCCGGGCTGCCGGCGCAGGTGGTGTTGCGGTCGAATCCGGGACAGTCATTCGCTGGAAAGGTGGCCCGCGTCGAAGCCGTCAGCGACAGCGTGACCGAAGAGCGCGTGGCCCTTGTGAGCCTCGACCAGGCGCCGGCCAGCCTGTCGATGGGCGAACTGGCCGAGGTGACCTTGTCGCTACCCACGACCGCCCAGGCTGTACTGCTGCCCAACGCCGCCGTCAAGCGCGTGCAGGCACAGACCGGGGTGTGGACGATCGAAAGCGGCGCCCTGAAGTTCGCGCCGGTCCGCCTGGGCCAGACCAGCCTGGACGGCCAAGTGCAGGTGCTCGAAGGCATCAAGCCTGGCGCGTCGGTCGTCGTGCGCAGCGAGAAGGACCTCGGCGCCAAGACCCGCATCACCGTCGTCGACTCGCTCTCAGGGCAGCAGCCATGA
- a CDS encoding Rrf2 family transcriptional regulator, whose amino-acid sequence MRLSEYTDYTLRVLMYCAAHRDRLVTIGELAEHHGLSKNHLMKVVNDLARQGLLETTRGRGGGLRLLAEPETIRIGDVVRATETDFRLVECFDAATNACTLTPSCRLKHLFDDALAGYFKALDGATLADMTQGLSAAGAKFNRQPAGRNLPAVVAAPTPRRASRPGRGA is encoded by the coding sequence ATGCGCCTGTCCGAATACACCGACTACACCCTGCGGGTGCTGATGTACTGTGCGGCGCACCGAGACCGCCTGGTGACGATCGGCGAACTGGCTGAGCACCACGGGCTCTCAAAGAACCACCTGATGAAAGTCGTCAACGACCTGGCGCGGCAAGGCCTGCTCGAAACCACCCGGGGCCGCGGCGGTGGCCTGCGGCTGCTGGCCGAGCCAGAGACCATTCGCATCGGCGATGTGGTGCGCGCCACCGAGACCGACTTCAGGCTGGTGGAGTGTTTCGACGCCGCCACCAACGCCTGCACGCTCACGCCGAGCTGCCGGCTGAAGCACCTTTTCGATGACGCGCTGGCGGGCTACTTCAAGGCGCTGGACGGCGCCACGCTGGCGGACATGACGCAAGGCCTGTCGGCGGCTGGCGCCAAGTTCAACCGACAGCCTGCAGGCCGCAATCTGCCTGCAGTGGTGGCCGCACCGACCCCGCGGCGCGCCTCACGCCCGGGCCGCGGCGCCTGA
- the ccoG gene encoding cytochrome c oxidase accessory protein CcoG, with protein MYQKQATIYPRAVKGWFATWRWFFVWLTQLLFYGLPWLQWGGCQAVLFDLEAQRFYIFGLLLYPQDLIFLAPLLVLSALALFFFTAVAGRLWCGYTCPQTVYTEIFMWAERQIEGDRIARMRLDQAPWGVNKILRKGAKQVVWLAIALITGFSFVGYFTSIRELAVAAMALDMSAWNAFWVLFYGAATYGNAGFLREQMCKYMCPYARFQSAPIDKDSLVIAYDAGRGDPRGSRSKKTNAAVQGLGDCIDCTLCVQVCPTGIDIRNGLQNECIGCAACIDVCDDVMDKMGYTKGLIRYSTENGVVNGWTRLQMFKRALRPRVLIYGAVLASASIAFAASVAMRSPFKSDVVKDRGALARVVGDGTVENVYRTQIMNRTEGTQTYRVSASGIEGLQVLAAPAHAGPADVASVSVSLRLPFAVAQGLAGRSVPVVFEVKAAVPEAGDGAGTSATQFEKSAFFVPR; from the coding sequence ATGTACCAGAAGCAGGCGACGATCTACCCGCGTGCGGTGAAGGGCTGGTTTGCCACCTGGCGCTGGTTCTTTGTCTGGCTCACGCAGCTGCTGTTCTACGGCCTGCCGTGGCTGCAATGGGGCGGATGCCAGGCCGTGCTGTTCGATCTGGAGGCGCAGCGCTTCTACATCTTCGGCCTTCTGCTCTATCCGCAGGACCTGATCTTCCTGGCCCCGCTGCTGGTGTTGTCGGCCCTGGCACTGTTCTTCTTCACCGCGGTGGCCGGCCGGCTGTGGTGCGGCTACACCTGCCCGCAAACGGTCTACACCGAGATCTTCATGTGGGCCGAACGCCAGATCGAGGGCGACCGCATCGCGCGCATGCGGCTGGACCAGGCGCCCTGGGGCGTGAACAAGATCCTGCGCAAGGGCGCCAAGCAGGTGGTGTGGCTGGCCATCGCGCTGATCACCGGCTTCAGCTTCGTCGGCTACTTCACGTCAATCCGGGAACTGGCCGTCGCCGCGATGGCCCTGGACATGTCGGCGTGGAACGCCTTTTGGGTGCTGTTCTATGGCGCCGCCACCTACGGCAACGCCGGCTTCCTGCGCGAGCAGATGTGCAAGTACATGTGCCCCTATGCGCGTTTCCAGAGCGCGCCGATCGACAAGGACTCCCTGGTCATCGCCTACGACGCCGGTCGCGGCGATCCGCGCGGCTCACGCTCGAAGAAGACGAACGCCGCCGTGCAGGGACTGGGCGACTGCATCGACTGCACCTTGTGCGTGCAGGTGTGCCCCACGGGTATCGACATCCGAAATGGGCTGCAGAACGAGTGCATCGGCTGCGCTGCGTGCATCGACGTCTGCGACGACGTGATGGACAAGATGGGCTACACCAAGGGGCTGATCCGCTACTCCACCGAAAACGGTGTCGTGAACGGCTGGACGCGGCTGCAGATGTTCAAGCGTGCGCTGCGGCCCCGTGTGCTGATCTATGGAGCCGTGTTGGCCTCGGCCAGCATCGCCTTCGCGGCCAGCGTCGCGATGCGCAGCCCGTTCAAGTCTGATGTGGTCAAGGACCGCGGTGCATTGGCGCGCGTGGTGGGGGACGGCACCGTCGAGAACGTCTACCGCACCCAGATCATGAACCGCACCGAGGGCACGCAGACGTACCGGGTGTCCGCTTCCGGCATCGAGGGCTTGCAGGTATTGGCCGCTCCGGCCCATGCCGGCCCAGCCGATGTGGCGTCGGTGTCGGTGAGCCTGCGCCTGCCTTTCGCCGTGGCACAGGGGCTCGCGGGCCGGTCGGTGCCCGTGGTTTTCGAGGTGAAGGCCGCGGTGCCCGAAGCAGGCGATGGCGCGGGCACATCGGCCACCCAATTCGAGAAGTCGGCCTTCTTCGTGCCGCGCTGA
- a CDS encoding ABC transporter permease: MISLAGRDILHSWGKFVLTGIGLGLLIGVTLTMAGVYRGMVDDARALLNNSGADLWVVQQDTQGPYAESSSLRDDAVRSVLGMAGVARAANVTYLTMQVRRTATVGAAAAEGADDDVRAMVVGFEPGQPGEPGYLVAGRHITRSHYEAVADVRTGFALGERIRIRRHDYTVVGLTRRMVSSGGDPMVFIPLKDAQEAQFLKDNDAIVNDRARTAANPSLNRPGVTGLLEAIQASQANNRNVNAILVQVQPGTDAESVAEPVRRWKHLEAFTRAQMEEILVAKLIATSAKQIGMFLVILAIVSAAIVAFIIYTMTLGKIREIAVLKLIGTRNRTIAGMILQQALGLGLIGFIVGKVAATFWAPIFPKYVLLESGDALRGLVAVVVICALASTLAIRVALKVDPAAAIGG, translated from the coding sequence ATGATCAGCCTCGCAGGCAGGGACATCCTCCACTCCTGGGGCAAGTTCGTCCTGACCGGCATCGGCCTGGGCCTGTTGATCGGCGTGACGCTGACCATGGCCGGCGTGTACCGCGGCATGGTCGACGACGCGCGCGCGCTGCTGAACAACAGCGGTGCCGACCTGTGGGTGGTGCAGCAGGACACGCAGGGGCCTTATGCCGAGTCGTCCAGCCTGCGCGACGACGCGGTGCGCAGCGTGCTGGGCATGGCGGGCGTCGCGCGCGCCGCCAACGTGACCTACCTGACGATGCAGGTGAGACGCACCGCCACGGTGGGTGCCGCCGCGGCGGAAGGCGCCGACGACGACGTGCGCGCCATGGTGGTCGGCTTCGAGCCCGGACAGCCCGGCGAACCGGGCTACTTGGTGGCCGGCCGGCACATCACGCGCAGCCACTACGAGGCCGTGGCCGACGTGCGAACCGGGTTCGCGCTGGGCGAGCGCATCCGCATCCGCCGCCACGACTACACGGTCGTCGGTCTGACCCGGCGCATGGTGTCCTCGGGCGGTGACCCGATGGTCTTCATCCCGCTGAAGGACGCACAGGAAGCACAGTTCCTGAAGGACAACGACGCCATCGTCAACGATCGCGCACGCACAGCTGCCAACCCGAGCCTCAACCGGCCCGGCGTGACCGGTCTGCTGGAGGCGATCCAGGCGTCGCAGGCGAACAACCGCAACGTCAACGCGATCCTCGTGCAGGTGCAGCCCGGCACCGACGCCGAGAGCGTGGCCGAACCGGTGCGCCGATGGAAGCACCTGGAAGCCTTCACGCGCGCGCAGATGGAGGAGATCCTCGTCGCCAAGCTGATTGCCACGTCGGCCAAGCAGATCGGCATGTTCCTGGTGATCCTGGCCATCGTCAGCGCGGCCATCGTCGCCTTCATCATCTACACGATGACGCTGGGCAAGATCCGCGAGATCGCCGTGCTGAAGCTCATCGGCACGCGCAACCGCACCATCGCCGGGATGATCCTGCAGCAGGCGCTGGGCCTGGGTCTGATCGGCTTCATCGTCGGCAAGGTGGCGGCCACCTTCTGGGCGCCCATCTTTCCGAAGTACGTGCTGCTGGAATCGGGCGACGCATTGCGCGGGCTGGTAGCCGTGGTGGTGATCTGCGCGCTGGCCAGCACGCTGGCGATTCGGGTGGCGCTGAAGGTCGACCCGGCTGCGGCGATCGGGGGCTGA
- a CDS encoding nitroreductase family protein codes for MNAGDDLLDLLALRYSVGPKYLAPPGPSAEQWARAADLALRAPDHGGLRPFRFVVVGDSQRLALAEMFATGALQRGQAAEEVERARARASNGPGLVALVARVRDDVPDVPSHEQWLCVGAALMNFMNALHLMGFGAKALSGASVSDPAVHTAFCGPGERLANWVIAGRPVRAAHPKAGAEASAVISGWRMDQA; via the coding sequence GTGAACGCCGGGGACGATCTGCTGGACCTGCTTGCGCTGCGTTACTCCGTGGGGCCGAAGTATCTGGCGCCTCCTGGGCCCAGCGCAGAGCAGTGGGCCCGCGCCGCGGACCTGGCTTTGCGTGCGCCCGACCACGGCGGTCTGCGCCCGTTCCGGTTTGTCGTGGTCGGTGACAGCCAGCGCCTTGCATTGGCTGAGATGTTCGCCACGGGTGCGCTGCAACGTGGGCAGGCCGCCGAAGAAGTCGAGCGCGCCAGAGCGCGAGCCTCCAACGGCCCTGGGCTCGTCGCGCTGGTCGCCCGCGTGCGCGACGACGTGCCCGATGTCCCCTCGCACGAGCAGTGGCTGTGCGTCGGCGCAGCGCTGATGAACTTCATGAATGCCCTGCACCTGATGGGCTTTGGTGCCAAGGCGCTGAGCGGTGCTTCGGTGTCCGACCCGGCCGTGCACACGGCGTTCTGCGGGCCGGGAGAACGGCTTGCCAACTGGGTTATCGCGGGCCGTCCTGTCCGTGCGGCGCATCCGAAGGCTGGGGCCGAAGCGTCAGCCGTCATCAGCGGCTGGCGGATGGATCAAGCCTGA
- a CDS encoding ferredoxin family protein: MTFVVTEACIRCKYTDCVNVCPVDAFREGPNFLVIDPDECIDCAVCVPECPVNAIYAEEDVATGQQHFTSLNAELSREWRPITKTKLALPDAEAWSKIEHKLGELKR; this comes from the coding sequence ATGACCTTCGTCGTCACCGAAGCCTGCATCCGGTGCAAGTACACCGATTGCGTGAACGTGTGTCCGGTCGACGCGTTTCGCGAAGGGCCGAACTTCCTGGTCATCGACCCGGATGAGTGCATCGACTGCGCGGTCTGCGTTCCCGAGTGCCCGGTGAATGCCATCTATGCCGAAGAAGACGTAGCCACCGGCCAGCAGCACTTCACGTCGCTGAACGCCGAGCTGTCACGCGAATGGAGACCCATCACAAAAACCAAGCTCGCGCTGCCGGATGCCGAAGCCTGGAGCAAGATAGAACACAAGCTTGGCGAGTTGAAGCGATGA
- a CDS encoding NnrS family protein codes for MKEHIRLVATGAPQTVSAAASNVQFPLPGWPLFRLGFRPFYLGAAAFALFAVPYWIAGLLGLMALPSTMPPLLWHAHEMLYGFAVAVIVGFLLTAGKAWTGLATPRGATLAVMAGLWLAARLSAVGAPYAVYAVLDVVLLPWVAFVLIRVLLKAGNRRNLPLGAILLLLATANLTFHAAVLGWLDIDPLRALHAGLALVVMIECVIAGRVIPAFTMSALPGRQLKVPAWLERSTLAGTALSLAAWVLLPANLVTAAGFALAALLHTARLWHWQPWRTRSRPILWVLHAAYAWLPVGFLLLAWAQLGGVAASAGIHALAVGATAGLIVGMVTRTARGHTGRPLKVSRLEVAAYLLVAGAAVARVLLPLVSPAHTANWLVVAAAAWAAAFALYLWVFTPWLLSSRLDGKDG; via the coding sequence ATGAAGGAACACATCCGCCTGGTCGCCACGGGCGCCCCCCAGACCGTCTCGGCGGCCGCTTCGAACGTACAGTTCCCGCTGCCTGGCTGGCCGCTGTTTCGCCTCGGATTCCGGCCGTTCTACCTGGGTGCGGCCGCGTTCGCCCTGTTCGCGGTCCCGTACTGGATCGCGGGCCTCCTGGGCTTGATGGCGCTGCCTTCGACGATGCCGCCGCTGCTGTGGCACGCCCACGAGATGCTCTACGGCTTTGCCGTGGCGGTGATCGTCGGCTTCCTGCTGACGGCCGGCAAGGCCTGGACGGGCCTGGCCACGCCGCGCGGTGCCACGCTGGCGGTGATGGCGGGGCTATGGCTGGCAGCGCGGCTGTCCGCCGTGGGGGCGCCGTACGCGGTTTACGCCGTTCTGGACGTGGTGCTGCTGCCTTGGGTGGCCTTCGTGCTGATCAGGGTGCTGCTGAAAGCCGGCAACCGCCGCAACCTGCCACTGGGCGCGATCCTGCTGCTGCTGGCGACAGCCAATCTCACCTTTCACGCTGCGGTGCTGGGCTGGCTGGACATCGATCCGCTGCGGGCGCTGCATGCTGGGTTGGCCCTGGTCGTGATGATCGAATGCGTGATCGCGGGGCGGGTGATTCCGGCCTTCACGATGTCGGCGCTGCCAGGCCGACAGCTGAAGGTGCCAGCTTGGCTGGAGCGCAGCACGCTGGCGGGGACGGCGCTGTCGCTGGCGGCCTGGGTGCTGCTGCCCGCCAACCTGGTCACGGCGGCTGGCTTTGCCTTGGCGGCCTTGCTGCATACCGCACGCTTGTGGCACTGGCAACCGTGGCGCACACGGTCGCGACCCATCCTGTGGGTGTTGCATGCAGCCTATGCCTGGTTGCCCGTCGGCTTCCTGCTGCTGGCATGGGCGCAGCTGGGTGGCGTGGCCGCTTCAGCCGGCATTCATGCCCTGGCGGTGGGCGCTACGGCCGGGCTCATCGTCGGCATGGTCACCCGCACCGCCAGGGGACACACCGGTCGCCCGCTGAAGGTGTCGCGTCTGGAGGTGGCCGCCTACCTGCTGGTGGCGGGTGCCGCCGTCGCCCGCGTGCTGCTCCCCTTGGTGTCACCGGCACACACGGCCAACTGGCTGGTGGTGGCCGCAGCCGCGTGGGCCGCGGCTTTCGCCCTCTACCTGTGGGTCTTCACGCCTTGGCTGCTGAGCAGCCGTCTCGATGGCAAGGACGGCTGA
- a CDS encoding response regulator, with product MIAAQPIRVLVVDDHTLFRRGLISLLAGDTRFQVVAEAGDANEAHQRAAQTQPDVILLDNHMPGVNGVDALAGFKASAPQARVLMLTVSEDERDLAAALRGGARGYLLKTMDSEMLASAIQRTMAGESVVSPEMTSKLVNAFQTGQGTATPPPPAVDTDPIHSLSPREREILALIAKGASNKELARDLNIAEATVKIHVQHILRKLNLSSRVQAAVYLAGRQG from the coding sequence ATGATCGCTGCACAGCCCATTCGCGTGCTGGTGGTCGACGACCACACGCTGTTCCGCCGTGGACTGATTTCGCTGCTGGCGGGCGACACCCGCTTTCAGGTGGTGGCCGAGGCCGGCGACGCCAACGAGGCGCATCAGCGGGCCGCGCAAACCCAGCCCGACGTGATCCTGCTGGACAACCACATGCCTGGCGTCAACGGCGTCGACGCGCTGGCCGGGTTCAAGGCATCGGCGCCCCAGGCCCGGGTGCTGATGCTGACCGTCAGCGAGGACGAGCGAGACCTGGCGGCCGCCTTGCGCGGCGGCGCCCGCGGCTACCTGCTCAAGACGATGGACAGCGAGATGCTGGCCTCGGCCATCCAACGCACGATGGCAGGCGAATCGGTCGTCAGCCCCGAGATGACGAGCAAGCTGGTCAATGCCTTCCAGACGGGGCAGGGCACTGCCACGCCTCCGCCGCCGGCCGTCGACACCGACCCCATCCACAGCCTGTCGCCGCGGGAGCGCGAAATCCTGGCCCTGATCGCCAAGGGCGCCAGCAACAAGGAATTGGCACGCGACCTGAACATCGCCGAAGCCACGGTGAAGATCCATGTCCAGCACATCCTGCGCAAGCTGAACCTCAGCTCGCGTGTGCAGGCAGCGGTGTACCTGGCAGGGCGGCAGGGGTGA
- a CDS encoding DUF2249 domain-containing protein: MTATLIQPTFELDLRIIAPRDRHPLIFGRFDALATGQALQLVNDHNPQPLRYQFEDRALGQFEWATLEAGPSVWRIQISRIADAVAPSAGAKGDSCCSGGACCG; the protein is encoded by the coding sequence ATGACTGCAACCCTGATTCAACCCACCTTCGAGCTGGACCTGCGGATCATCGCGCCGCGTGATCGTCACCCGCTGATTTTCGGTCGCTTCGATGCCCTGGCCACCGGCCAGGCGCTGCAACTCGTGAACGACCACAACCCGCAGCCCCTGCGCTATCAGTTCGAGGACCGCGCTCTCGGACAGTTCGAATGGGCCACGCTGGAAGCCGGCCCGTCGGTCTGGCGCATCCAGATCAGCCGCATCGCTGACGCCGTCGCGCCTTCGGCAGGCGCCAAGGGCGACTCCTGCTGCTCAGGCGGCGCCTGCTGCGGTTGA
- a CDS encoding type IV pili methyl-accepting chemotaxis transducer N-terminal domain-containing protein — translation MSRSWSLSAKLGAIGATLLLMAFASIGLTLWVTWQLEGGAAAVNEAGRMRMQTWRMAQTLARSDEQQIAGLAAQFDQSVSVLRTGDPARPLLVPHDALSQQAFAAVQRDWLELKARWTALPGPGAELSGQQADAFVFRIDTFVSAIEHYLSRLTAILNAVQFVMVALTIGSAIALLYSAWLFIFNPLSRLQAGLARVEAGDLGARVDPGANDEFGALAAGFNRMAETLQGLYQNLESKVQEKTEHLEAQRARLAALYNSAAFVARAETLEALAQGIAKQVRQVARADASAVRWSDEANRKYLLLASDCLPQAVIDEELCIPTGDCLCGQPQGGAMTRVIPILPDGPASRLGHCAREGFQTVISVPVRLHERMVGELNLFYREPRALSDDDRALLETIASHLAGAIEGLRAAALQRETAVAEERSFIARELHDSIAQSLAFLKIQLGLLRSDIKSTDAARIDRTLGELDAGVHESLGDVRELLVHFRTRTNSEDIAPALKTTLQKFEHQTGLATHLDIEGDGMPLPADVQVQVLHVVQEALSNVRKHAQARKVWVEVQQTPQWRVEVRDDGCGFDPDGAGPDETHVGLRIMRERAHNIGATVEVASVPGSGTCVVLKLPERLGLAA, via the coding sequence ATGAGTCGGTCCTGGAGTTTGTCTGCCAAGCTTGGTGCCATCGGGGCCACCTTGTTGCTGATGGCGTTTGCCTCGATCGGGCTGACGCTTTGGGTGACCTGGCAGTTGGAAGGTGGTGCGGCGGCTGTCAACGAGGCCGGCCGGATGCGCATGCAGACCTGGCGCATGGCCCAGACGCTGGCCCGCTCGGACGAGCAACAGATCGCAGGGCTGGCGGCGCAGTTCGACCAAAGCGTGAGCGTGCTGCGCACGGGCGACCCGGCACGTCCGCTGCTCGTTCCCCACGACGCCCTGTCGCAGCAGGCCTTTGCGGCTGTACAGCGCGACTGGCTGGAGCTCAAGGCCAGGTGGACCGCATTGCCTGGACCGGGTGCCGAGTTGTCAGGGCAGCAGGCCGATGCCTTTGTTTTCCGCATCGACACCTTCGTGTCGGCGATCGAGCATTACCTGTCCCGACTGACGGCCATCCTGAATGCCGTGCAGTTCGTGATGGTGGCCCTGACCATCGGCAGTGCGATTGCCTTGCTGTATTCGGCCTGGCTGTTCATCTTCAACCCGCTGTCTCGGTTGCAGGCCGGGCTGGCCAGAGTCGAGGCGGGCGACTTGGGCGCGCGGGTCGATCCAGGCGCCAACGACGAATTTGGCGCGCTCGCGGCCGGTTTCAACCGGATGGCTGAAACCCTGCAGGGCCTGTACCAGAACCTCGAGTCCAAGGTGCAGGAAAAGACCGAGCATCTGGAGGCGCAGCGAGCGCGCCTGGCGGCCTTGTACAACTCGGCCGCGTTCGTGGCGCGTGCCGAAACCTTGGAGGCGCTGGCGCAGGGCATTGCCAAGCAGGTGCGCCAGGTGGCCCGCGCCGACGCTTCGGCCGTGCGTTGGTCGGACGAGGCCAACCGCAAGTACCTGTTGCTAGCGTCGGATTGTTTGCCGCAAGCCGTGATCGACGAGGAACTGTGCATTCCCACGGGCGACTGCCTGTGCGGCCAGCCTCAGGGGGGCGCCATGACACGGGTGATTCCCATACTGCCGGACGGCCCGGCGTCGCGGCTCGGCCACTGCGCGCGCGAAGGCTTCCAGACCGTCATCAGCGTGCCCGTCAGGCTGCACGAGCGCATGGTGGGCGAGCTCAACCTGTTCTACCGCGAACCCAGGGCACTATCCGACGACGACCGTGCCTTGCTGGAGACCATCGCGAGCCATCTGGCGGGCGCCATCGAGGGCCTGCGTGCAGCAGCCCTTCAACGCGAGACCGCCGTGGCCGAAGAACGCAGCTTCATCGCGCGGGAACTGCACGATTCCATCGCCCAGAGCCTGGCCTTCCTGAAGATCCAGCTTGGCCTGCTGCGCAGCGACATCAAAAGCACGGATGCCGCCCGCATCGACAGGACCCTGGGCGAACTCGACGCCGGCGTTCACGAGAGTCTCGGCGACGTGCGTGAACTGCTGGTGCACTTCCGCACCCGCACCAACAGCGAAGACATTGCACCCGCCTTGAAGACCACCTTGCAGAAGTTCGAGCACCAGACCGGCCTGGCCACCCACCTGGACATCGAAGGCGACGGGATGCCGCTGCCTGCCGACGTGCAGGTGCAGGTGCTGCATGTGGTGCAGGAAGCTCTTTCCAACGTGCGCAAACACGCGCAGGCGCGAAAGGTGTGGGTGGAAGTGCAGCAAACGCCGCAGTGGCGCGTGGAGGTGCGCGACGACGGCTGTGGCTTCGACCCCGATGGCGCCGGCCCCGACGAGACCCATGTCGGGCTGCGCATCATGCGCGAACGGGCACACAACATCGGCGCGACGGTGGAGGTGGCCTCGGTGCCAGGCTCGGGCACTTGCGTGGTGTTGAAGCTGCCCGAACGTTTGGGGCTGGCCGCATGA
- a CDS encoding ABC transporter ATP-binding protein, producing the protein MGELGIRIEHLRKRYGEGDTAVDALKDVNMTVAPGEVVGLIGPSGSGKSTLLKCLGAVIEPSGGKMVLGGETIYDDGWKIPDLRALRRDSIGFVFQAPYLIPFLDVTDNVALLPMLAGRPNAEARERARELLTALDVGHRAQAQPSELSGGEQQRVSIARALANRPPVILADEPTAPLDSERALAVVRILNQMALQHHTAIIVVTHDEKIIPTFKRLYLIRDGSTHEEAGEGRSL; encoded by the coding sequence GTGGGCGAACTCGGCATCCGCATTGAACACCTGCGCAAGCGCTACGGCGAAGGCGACACCGCCGTCGACGCACTGAAGGACGTAAACATGACGGTGGCGCCGGGCGAGGTGGTGGGCCTCATCGGCCCGTCCGGCTCGGGCAAGAGCACGCTGCTGAAGTGCCTGGGCGCCGTCATCGAGCCGAGCGGCGGCAAGATGGTGCTGGGCGGCGAAACCATCTACGACGACGGCTGGAAGATCCCCGATCTGCGCGCGTTGCGGCGGGACAGCATCGGCTTCGTGTTCCAGGCGCCCTACCTGATCCCGTTCCTCGACGTGACGGACAACGTGGCCCTTTTGCCCATGCTGGCTGGCCGGCCGAATGCCGAGGCACGGGAACGCGCGCGGGAACTGCTGACCGCGCTCGATGTCGGCCACCGCGCGCAGGCGCAGCCTTCAGAGCTGTCGGGCGGTGAACAGCAGCGCGTGTCGATCGCCCGGGCGCTGGCGAACCGGCCCCCGGTCATCCTCGCCGACGAACCCACCGCACCGCTGGACAGCGAGCGGGCCTTGGCCGTGGTGCGCATCCTCAACCAAATGGCCCTGCAACACCACACGGCCATCATCGTCGTGACGCACGACGAGAAGATCATCCCGACCTTCAAGCGGCTGTACCTCATCCGCGATGGCAGCACCCACGAGGAGGCGGGCGAAGGTCGCAGCCTCTGA